A segment of the Carya illinoinensis cultivar Pawnee chromosome 1, C.illinoinensisPawnee_v1, whole genome shotgun sequence genome:
TCAACTacaccaataattttttcaggCCAATTTGGATCCACTAAACTCTataaacattttcttttcaCCATTCACATTGTCTTAGACTGTAATGCATTTTCTTCATTAATTTTACTAATGAACACACTCATCATAACTATGTAAATAACTTTTTCAGTATTATGAATGACTTACAGTCTCTTCATTTCTGAAAGGTTGAAGACCCTTATCATAGCTTTCCAGTAGCTTAGCAAAATCCGGATCCTAGGGAATTTTCAAGTGAAATGCTTCATTAAGCAAATTAATGAACAATTAATCATTATCAATTAACATATACAAACAGAAAAATTTAACATCCAAGGAATAacgaaagaacaaaagaaaacagtCAAAACAGTCCAAGATCTATCGCAGATTTCACAAACTTTGATTTCAGAACAAGGAAAACACACAACATATAAGATAACGAGGTAAGATTATTGTATTGATTCAACATCCCTGTAAACCCTATGATTCTCAAAATAACCAGGCATATATTCCCCACTTTCTGAAAATCTcatgatacaaaaaataattaaaaaaatattttttgtttagaaattgttattaaattaaaagaaagttCACACGTATGCCTGAAGCCAGAAATTTCCCAGTctgcaatttttctttttgggggttGGGAAGGAAAGTGGGGATTCAATTAATCCCTTGGACATAAATGGTAGTGGAACCAACCAATCATGGAATTTCTCATTGTTATACTGGAGTGATACTTGAATATATCCAACCAGTATAACAATCATAAACCGAAAGGAACAAAATTATCCAGCAATTATAAAAAAtgtctaaaagaaaaaaagtcaaTATATTAATACCTTTTCCTTCAACCTGTTCAATTTTTTTGTCTTCTGTGCAAGATCTAAATGAATTTCCCCGTTTTGCATTGATAAAGCACTACCTCTGTTGCCTGCATATAAATTCCATCAAAACACAAAAGGAAGAGGCAAAGGGGAGAAAGACGAAATAATATAGGATTTCTGTAACATCATGCAACACTGTCCTCACCTTCAAGATAATCCTCACTTCCACTTTCAATAACATATGCGCACTTTGAGTCCTGATTGTCCCATTTcaaaattcaacaaaaataagcccaataaaaaaccaaatcaaTACTTCAACAAAAAACTAAACAATGAAAATACGTTCTCCAACCTCTGAGAGATATCCATCGCTCTCTGAATCATCTCCACTCAGATCACTATCATCTTCACTAAATATTGCATCCAGGGATATATCTTCAATATCTCCACCTTCGGGCTTTCTGAGGAGAAAATGAATGGAAACTTCAACAACAGTTTCAAGATCAACTCGTGTGACCTTCTCATAATAGTTCTTTAAAGGATTTAAATgccatgaaataaaaaatttaacaagaAGAGAATAAGGGAAAAGTTACAAACCGCATTAAGTCTTAAGAGGAAAACTTGAGCATGTTAATTtcgaaagaaaaaacaaagttattcgatggctgaaaatgagaaagttgcatcaatttcactttttttcacCTTCCATTAGACAGCTCTATAGCGTCGCCTTCTTGGTCTTCAGCAGCATCGTGCTCATCTCCTACAGCAAGAACATCAcgaaaatcaacacaaaaagcccgcataaataaaatttgattgagAAAACATTCTCCATTAGTGGAAGAAATGGAAGTAAACGGATAATAATAACACGCAATGAATCAATTAATATACCCAAGTTCGAATTAGATGGTAATTGTTAAATAGTAAGGTCACCCACGGCGTTACTCATTTTAAGACCACAGGGTTTAATAAGCCCTATACACTCTACATGTCAACCATTGATTTTAAGCATACATGCAGGTATATATAAGACGCTTAAAGCGTAGCATAAACTGAAGACGAAACACAGCTTTTAGAGAATAGAATCCGTACGTTTAGAAGTTCTCTTTTTGAACACAGACTTCagcttcctctttcttttgagCACAGACTGAAGATTTTTCTTGGCGAACTTCCTTGCCTTCTTGCCCAGTTTCCCCATTGCGTATAAATATCGAAAATATTCTAAACACCCACAACGGACTCAAATTTATAAGTATGTAGGTGAAGAAAAAGACCTGGGACAATTCAGTGCTGCGTGTTCGAAGCGTATATATGAGAGAATGGATTGAGCTTTGTCGGAGTAAAAGGATTGAGCCGTTGCCTCGCACTCGTCTCTGCTATTGGTCACGTAACTGAACAAAACCCTAATTGGAGATTGAATTGGGCCTGCGGATCCAATTAAAATTAATGCGTTGTAGCCCTTCATCTTGGGGGCCCATTTCGGTATAATACGAAATAAATGGTTTTTTGGGTCTGTAACGCCCTTAAATGCGCGTAATTTAGGGTTAGTTTGGACGTATTCAGTTATTTGcggatatttttatatattttatttttaaatatggaaaatacaagacattttttaattttaaatttctcatctaaccattaccaaaaaaaaaaaaaaaaaggcgcaGATGGATCTATTCAAAAATTCTGagtcaaaaaacacaaaactagTGCAACTCtgctcttcttttttatttttttatttttagatttttattttttttatttcacgtATGCAGTCGTTTACGCCCCACTGGTACCCagcagatttattttttaacattttatatcctttttaATTGAGTGATCAACCATCAAAAAGCTTTCATCTGGGCCATTTAGCTGGATGGGCCTAATCTATTGCTTGCGGGAGAAATGCCACTCcttcattttattgatgagCCCATAGTACATACCAACCCATCATACGGACGTTCCTTGCGAGAATGTGAATTAagagtaaaaaatatattaaaaaaataaataaatacgtgtCTCAACTTTCGAGATGGTCACGTGAGAGTACTCTAAAAGGAtactctctctctgttttttttttagtttttcaaaaaaacaaattgagaTAACATGGGATGTAATAAAAGCAACCACTAAACACATGCACTGCTCTTTTATAATGTCAGAAAATATTGTTGTTGTACCTTAGGGTTGCCTAAAACGAGGTGGAGAAGGAGAACGGTATCTTGTCTCATTGTTTGTGATATAGGTTGTTGTATTGAGAATTAACTAACAACTCCTAACTTACTATTATACGAGAATCATTTTATCATATGCAGACATTGAGGTTTGGTTTGATTGCGTAAGTTTAATAcaataaaatgagatgtttataataataaataaaatattattataatataattttttaatattaattttatattaaaatttaaaaaattatataaaaatttaaaaaaattataataattaaataacataaaataaaataatttaacttttagtAACTAAAGTTTCTTCTGCAAGAGACTTTGAGGGGTCTTGTATTTTTCGGTCAGTCGAAGCCCTGCCTAATCCAACACTAGTGGGCCCTGAAATCATCGCTCTGTTTGGAGCAAAGCCTAATCGATGGGGCCCTCCGGCCCTCCTCAGAGTCAGACCAGATGTTTGAGAAGACTTTGAAAACACAGGATTGATAGACGTCAAACGTATTTACGTGACAGTTTGCGATTGGCTGAAGAGTGAAACTACCACCCGGACACGTTACGGGTACATCATTATCCTTGAATAACTACTTATTGTACTTGTTTTCCAAGAAAGCAAAcccaaaagaaaccaaaaacaaagacAGGGAGGCCTTTCCCTTTTTCCAGTCGATTTGTTGCTCTATTTGCGGTTGTTTTTGAGATCTTATAATAGCAAGCACAACCTGTTGGCCCCACCCTCGCCAACCTCCGCCAAGCTGTTAGCCTGTTATTATTCCAGTATCACAGTTGAAATATTTCTTCGGGAATATCTGGTCCACCATTTCCctcctgtctctctctctctttcctctttcGCTCTTTGTTCACAGAGGAAGCGTGTTCATCATCAAATCCTCtggatgttttcttttttcctagCGGAAGAGAGAGTTCCTTAATCAGTCGAGATCCCGGAACTCCTTGCAGAGGtattagaatgttttgtactgTTTTTGCGTTTGGTTATGGTATATTTGTCTATTTTTGTACTCATTTACGTGGGTTCTGTGCGTGTATCTCTGTAAGTGGGCGCGTCTGAAAAATGATCATAAGTTGGATAATTTGATCtgggttttgttgttttctgtGGAAATCTTTTGCCACTCTGGCTTTTGGGtcttgcaccatttgttgggtTGGAGTATTTAATTGGTGGAAAGTTTACGTTTTTCTTCGTTTGACTGGATGGTTCTTTAAagttaactaattttttttttctctccctctcattAATGGCTTTTCATTGGCTTTGGTCAGATCTGCGTCCCGTAGTTTTAACATCCTTTAAagtcttcacttttctgaaggCTTCATCTCCTAGGTTTTGGTTGTTTCTTTGTACAAGTTGATGAATcaactttctttgttttttttttttttaatggaattaTAAATTCATGTACGTGTCATATATTGGTTCGTTTCAAATGCAGTGGGTTTAGGAAATTTGATTCATCTGAACTCCTGAGGGACTAAAACTTTATACTTTGCTTTGCTTTCCCTAAGGTGAATGAGCAGAGAGAATGGAGAAGAAAGGGAGCTGGTTTTATGCGGTGAAGGCAGCTCTCTGTTCTCATCCCAAAGACAAGAAAGAGAAGGTTTGAATGGTTTTTTATCCATGTTTATTGCGATTAGATttgttttcaattattttaacaaGTTTAGATTGCAATTAAACTACTTTCTATCTGTTTTGCAGAAAACCCATAAACCAAAGAAAAATTGTTTTGGGAAGCTCAAGAAACGGGCTCCAGTTTCTTCATCCAGAGAAACTGCATTGATTATTCCCGCTCCTCCTCTTGCCATTCCTACTTCTCCTCCCGTTGAAGATGTGAAATTAACAGAAACTGAGCATGAACAGAACAAGCATGCATATTCGGTGGCGATTGCCACTGCTGTGGCCGCAGAGGCAGCTGTTGCAACTGCTCAGGCTGCTGCAGAGGTTGTACGTCTCACTAGTGTTACCTGTTCCTCTGGAAGATTGGAGGAAGTTGCAGCTATCAAGATTCAGACTGCATTTCGTGGATACTTGGTATGAGTTCTTCTCACTTGGACCACAAGGgtttgtatatatcatttcacATTTTAGTGACGATGCTTAAGTTACTATTCATCCGAAATTAGAGGTTTTATTTCCCACATGTATGAGTGACTTCTTTATTAGTTTTGGCAAATGAGCAATTGTGACCGCTTATGTGCATAATTTATGGTTATTTAAGTCAAGTTGTTTGTCCCCTGTCACTGTTCCAAAAAGGGCATGGTCATTAATTTGGCACGAGCGGTTGGGAATATATTAAGTGTTATATGTTTCATTTAATTTGAgcagatttgaaaatattgcatttaatgGCAATGGTCTTGGTACCGAATTGATTTCCTTTTCTGGGAAAAGATTTATAGTTTGTGGTGTCGACTGCCCACATTTGTGTCAATATCTACAAATTTTAAGGTTATGTTTTATATTCTCATCAAATGTTCCTAGCATTTAGAAAAGGCGTTCTTTTATGTTTGAGGAAGCCAGTATGTAGTGATTTGCAACCATAAGCTCCAAAATATTGcatatgtgaaaaaaatatgcatatataaattggtttttaCTACTGGGTCTCTCAGGCAAGGAGGGCATTGCGGGCTTTAAGGGGGTTGGTGAGACTGAAATCATTGATACAAGGGCAATCTGTCAAACACCAAGCAGCTACCACATTAAAATACATGCAGACTCTTGCTCATGTACAGCTTCAGATTCGCACAAGGAGAATGAGAATGTCAGAGGAGAACCAGGCTCTCCAACGGCAGCTCCAACAGAAGAGTGAGAAGGAGCTTGAGAAGTTGAGAAACTCTGTAAATGCTCCCAccctacacttttttttttctttttttcttatttaaaaattttatggaaCTTTAGTGCAGAATCACGGGTTTACTGAATACGTAACTCAACTGCTGTTTTCCCACATGGGCTTTGCTTTATGGTTTGCGGTTTACTTGCCTTTTTATCAGCGACTGTGTTGTCCTTTCTCTTTTGGCTTGTGTTTGGATAGATCAAATGGCATTTGATTTTGGTCAAAATTTAGAGTACGTTTAAgctttttacattttttcacCTGACTTCCCAACTTCAAGGCTTTCCTCTTCTCAATCTTTGGCTGTTTTAGTTGTTTTTTCACTCTCTTCAAGAGACGATATTTATACAGTGGATTTCATTAGGCAATATCTGTTATTCATTTTTATACAATAGAAGCCTTTTCTTTTGATCTTTAAAGGAATTTCTCCATTCTTGCCTTTTATTGTGGTTTTATTGTACGGCTCAAAGTGTAACACTTCTGAAACAGATGGCAGAAGACTGGGATGATAGCACACAATCTAAGGAGCAAGTAGAAGCGAAACTACAGAGCAGGCAAGAAGCTGCTATACGAAGAGAAAGGGCGTTGGCTTATGCATTCTCGCATCAGGTAGGGACTCTTCTTCTTATCATGTCAACTTTGGAAATCTAATTTCAACTTTGATGAATCAAATTCTTATTAACTGTGACCAGTAAAGGGCACAGGTGATCTAAATGTATTTTAGGCTACCAACAACAGGAAAATTCTGAAGAATTTGTAATGTTTTGTGCTTTGTGCTTTTATTGTTCTCTTTCTTATTCCTTTGCCTTCTAGTTGttaattctttaaaatatatatttttttatatgtaaaaacCTCTAAAAGAAGTTGAGCTTACAAGTTATAGGTTTTGCAGTTGTTTTGGTTGTCCTTGATGGTTAAAATTGATTTAGGAAATAATGTCAGATTTTCCAAGTCTCTCATGCTTGTGGAAAAAGTTTAATGATGAGTTGTTGGGTCCACTCGTGCATGTATAAAGGGTTTTGCAAGTCCCATGTAACCTCAAGAGGCATTGCTTTCTTTGGCTTGGTAATTTACTTCACCACCATTCTTCTTAGGATCTACTTTTGTTGCTTCCTTAAAAATGGTTCCATTGGGATCTTATCATTCATCTTATTTCTATAGACTGACAAAGATTTTGATCATGATGATGATAACTCAATGTTAAAGAAGTAATTTGTCTCTTACATATGGTGAATTAACTTGAGTGTgtctcctttcatgggagattTAAATTCTTCTACCAACTCCAATGGTGAGTAAACTAAACGGGAAGTTACCTTTTAAACCATAGACCTATTGTGCACTCTTTATAGAAATCTTATACAATTCTGTATCTGTTTTCAAAATGCAACTCCAGCACAAGAGTGATGTTCGTTTTCTATTAACTTCCTGAAGGACCACAACTGCAACTGTTCATGAGGTTCAAGTGTTCTGGTGATCTTGATATTACCAGGCTTTGTAGTAAACTAGAGCTTTTCACTGATCCATGGCCACAATGATTACATGTTTTCTGCAGTGTATTTTACTTCTGAATGCTGAAGAGTATAATGCTCTTGTTTTCATCTTCTATTGAATGCCGTatggaaaagttaaaaaatcatttcaagTCAATTTGTGTTGGAGGAGCAACGAACTTTAGAATTGGGCATGTTGTGGAGATGACTAAAATTGTGCCTCTCATTCCTCTCATTGtatatttctaaaataaattacatagaTACTTGTCTGAAGTGCTATTTTGCATATGTCCCATACACATACTTGCATTGCACACtcacaaaagtattaattttcCAATCTGAATTCAAACTATATTATTGGAGCTAAACTGCATGTTAATTTTTCCAAACAGCGAATGTTGGCAAATTCCTCAAAATCCGCAAACTCAACATTTATGGATCCGAACAATCCTCATTGGGGTTGGGATTGGTTAGAGCGTTGGATGGCGGCCCGTCCATGGGAGAGCCAAAGTACAATGGATCACGCTGACCATGCATCCGTAAAAAGTGCTGCAAGCCGTGTCATTTCTGTTGGAGAAATCACCAAAGCTTATTCTCGTCGTGATCTTAGCCAAGATAATAGGCCTTCCCCTACTGGCCAAAAATCAAGCCGACCACACAGTCGGCAATCCACTTCAACTCCCCCTTCTATGGCACCATCTTTGTCATCAGTAACTGGGAGGAGAAAGCTACAAAGCCCTAAGGGTAGTGGCTGGAGTGGGGATGATGATATGAGAAGTCTGCTTAGTGTCCAATCGGATCGCTGCCGGAGGCACAGCATTGGAGGTTCATCAATGAGGGATGACGAAAGCCTTACAAGCTCACCTGCAGTTCCAAGTTACATGGCACCAACACAATCGGCGAAGGCCAGGTCCCGGCTGCCAAGTCCATTAGGATCAGAGAAAAATGGGACACCAGAGAAGGGATCAGCAGGTTCTGTAAAGAAGCGTCTCTCATTCTCAGCTTCCCCAGGTGGACCAAGAAGGCATTCTAGTCCTCCTGGTAAGGTGCATTCTACTCCCGGTAAGGACATTGGAGCAGCTTCAGCAGATAACGTTAACAATGATGGGAGCAGGTAGTACGGGAGACGACAAAATTGTGAGTTTAGGCCGAGTGCAAATGAAGAAAGATTGAATAAAACAACAGTTGCAACTTTTGATCTTTACTTTTACTCTCTCATCATCTCATTCTCCAGCGGCTGCCTTCTGTTATTGGTGCTGAAGGAAGAAGAATGAATAAAAGAGCGatactcttcttcttctcactCAATATCTTTTTCTTCTGCTGAAAATTTACTCTTGTTAGATGTCTTGTATCATTATGGGATTGGTTTGGGAATGATTATAGTCTATGGTAACAAATTCTTGTATCTGTTGTCGTTGTCCTCTGAcaattaattttctttcattGTCTTGCTTCTGTTTCATTTAGACATTACGTTTCTTGAGATTGTGAATACATAACTGGTTCACCATGTTCCTGTCATGCTTTATGGTTTCCAGCATCCCTACTTAATGATGGAATAAAGCATAAAttggacgattttttttttaattttccaaaTCGTTtgtcttaaatattttacatatttaaaggaagaaagaaaataattatatatatattaaatatctttattcaaaatattatcCGTAAATAACATAGgctttatattaaatataactaagagactatttataattttataaattagagattatttattatattttatttataaatttattatctaattttACATCCTTTcgaataaataaatgataaaattttttggttaaagttttaagttttttatacGGCAGAGTAGTGCTGTACTATCGGTCATCGGACGGAGCCAGACGGAAATTATTTcaccaaacaaaaaagaaaaaaaagtagcgCATACATAGGTcaggcaaaaataaaaaatcaaaaagaaaaaaaattaacaaagcaCATCGTTCCTTCCGtagcacccaaaaaaaaaaaaaaaaaaaggactcaAGAAATCCTGAATGAGACGCCGGAGCTCTGCTTCATATTCCGATATCACACCGAAATGGTAAGCGACGGACTCTCATTTATCGTTTCAATATTTTCACAATTTGTTCTAAATTCGAGCTTTGTTTGTTGCTGTGTGTGCGCGTGGGTTTGTTTAGCTtttctgtgtcagttgatataTTACGGGTACGCAAGGGAAACAGATTTACACTAGTTCTGGCAATCAAACACTCCCTTGGGCTGGGAATCTACATGTTTGATCCCAATCAGAAAATTGTTACCCCGAAATGGTGCTGTTTGAGGAATTTGATCGAACTAGTAATAAACGGTATTGGGATGTTAAATTGAACTGTACAATTGTTTTCTATGTGCCGTTGACATGCCGAGGAGAATTGTGCTTTGGCTTATTATCTTGATCTGGgtatatttgagaaaaaaaaaatgacactgGTTGTGTTGTTTGATAAAGATTCGCATGTGCAAAGCTAGTTCTTTAATAGATTCGTACATTCGTAAGCTAAGAGTATTATCCATTTGGTTCACCACTcgataaataaaaatcacagaAAAATAATGAATGCTTTGAGTAGTAAGGCATGGGAAACATTTGGTAATCGTTTGAAGGGTTCATATGTTGGTTCCGGGGTCTTTGGCTAGTGCAAATATAGTTTGAAGATCCCGGTAATTACTCTGGTCAGAGCTTCCCTTATTTGTTAATAGACCATTCTTTGCGTTTCACATATTGGGACATGATGGGGCTCCTAAAAAGCCTGTCTTTTTTCCATTCATACGGTGTATTATTTCTTTCAGTGAAATGGGAGAAACACTCCTTTGTCATGATCTGTGGAGCATGGCATTTGGATGAACTGGGGCGCTTCCATGTTGGAAGGAGTTGGACCTGAACTTGTTTAATTGTATTTGAGCTGCGTAAAACCTTTTCTATCAGTTGCAACTTAAGTCTTTGTATTGCTCAAGCTTAGAACTAATTTATTACTTGATGTTTATCAGGCTACACCGTTTCTAGCTGGGCTTGCAGTAGCTGCTGCTGCTCTTGCCGGTAGATATGGAATCCAGGCCTGGCAAACATTTAAGGCACGCCCACCAAAACCCAAAATGCGCAAATTCTATGAAGGTGGTTTCCAGCCAACAATGACGAAAAGGGAAGCAGCTCTTATTCTTGGTATTAGGTAATCATATCTTCTTTCTTGCAACTGGATATGTAAGGACAACCTTATTGCCCATCTATACTCAGAGCCATGTAACTACAACTGCCATGTTCTAGATCATTTATGGCTTGTGTTTATTGCCGGTTTAATATTTAGGGCTAAGCTGATCCATCAGcagaaaaatgaagagaaagtaTTGATGTCATATTTTAAAACTAACATGCATGGCAGGATTTGTCCAAACAAAAATCCCTCTGAACTTTTTTTTAAGccattttttatgctttttgtAGTCTCTGAACTTTTTTAAGTCAAGGTGGGGCGTATTTCAGAGGTATTTCACTCGTGaagtcttttctttttatttttgttttacttatCACTGATTTTGCTAAAAGAATTATTCTGATGTCAATTTGTTTCTATTAAAGGTTATATTTCTCTCCTCACTCCCCCGCCCCCTTCCTTTGTAATTGTGTGTAAGCTAGCTTCAAAGATTGGCAACATATACTTGAGACTtagaggaaagaaaaatggtTGCATGGATCATGTTGAGTGAACTAAAGGGCAGATTCAAgaattttgttagttttttttatcagtaaataagaatttgatTAAAAGAGGCGAAGCCAAGTATACGGGGCATATACAAGAGCCACACCTATGCATGAGTGTCtaaagatacaaggaaatcatgtacgttcatgccattaaagtctattacaATTGACCAATGGAATAAAGTATGAAGAAATAAAGTTCTAATCTCGTCCATTGTCCATTAACGATTCTCAAAACTTCGCCATTCCTCTCCATCCATATGCATCACCATAGACAGATTGGTATCGTCTTCCACATAGCTGCAATTTGAATGTTACCTAGGATGCCTTGCCAGCTGACCAAAAAATCCACAACCCTTCCTCTCCAAGAATTTTGTTAGTTGAGACGACTTTATAAACTGTTACTTAACATGGATAAAGTAATTACTTGGATTAAGTGAATACATCAAAAGTGAGAACTCTAGTTGTAGTAAATGGGTAAAGACGAACTGCGAAGTATGAAATTCATAATTTTGTACACTTAACAAGGCTAGGATGTCATTTTTTGATTGCCTGTGGTATATACAGTTGGTAAAGCTCTAATAATGTTGTAGTTAGAAAAAGTCCTAAGATTTACCCTCAAAAGACTTGGAGAGCTAAGAACAAGATTTGGCAGTTTAAGGATCTGATAATATTAGTGGTTTTTATCTGGGCTATGGGTCATAAACATGCTGGAACTTCAGTTCTGTAGTTCCAGTTTATATTGAGGATTGTTCAAGAAACGGCTTCCCATTTTTTACTGTTACAACAAGTTACTGTTGTGACTCAGTCAAGCAATCTTAGTAACTAATACTGCTGATCTCATGCTATATATCGGTTTGTTTCCCCTTTGGCACCTCCTTTTTTATTGCCACTTCCTGTTTTTTTCACAACTTAGTTTTATTTACCCATCCTGTTACGAGTTTATTTTTCCACCTTTTGTATTGGATGAAAACCATTATTCTTTCATATGGTTTAACAGGGAGAATGCAACCCCGGACAAGGTCAAAGAAGCACATAGACGAGTCATGGTCGCAAACCATCCTGATGCAGGCGGTAGCCATTACCTAGCTTCCAAAATTAATGAAGCTAAAGATGTGATGCTTGGAAAGACAAAGAGTAGTGGTTCTGCGTTCTAATCCTACTGAAAGATTCTTTGATTTTGCAATACCGACGAACGAAAATCGtcctttcctt
Coding sequences within it:
- the LOC122289647 gene encoding protein IQ-DOMAIN 3-like, with protein sequence MEKKGSWFYAVKAALCSHPKDKKEKKTHKPKKNCFGKLKKRAPVSSSRETALIIPAPPLAIPTSPPVEDVKLTETEHEQNKHAYSVAIATAVAAEAAVATAQAAAEVVRLTSVTCSSGRLEEVAAIKIQTAFRGYLARRALRALRGLVRLKSLIQGQSVKHQAATTLKYMQTLAHVQLQIRTRRMRMSEENQALQRQLQQKSEKELEKLRNSMAEDWDDSTQSKEQVEAKLQSRQEAAIRRERALAYAFSHQRMLANSSKSANSTFMDPNNPHWGWDWLERWMAARPWESQSTMDHADHASVKSAASRVISVGEITKAYSRRDLSQDNRPSPTGQKSSRPHSRQSTSTPPSMAPSLSSVTGRRKLQSPKGSGWSGDDDMRSLLSVQSDRCRRHSIGGSSMRDDESLTSSPAVPSYMAPTQSAKARSRLPSPLGSEKNGTPEKGSAGSVKKRLSFSASPGGPRRHSSPPGKVHSTPGKDIGAASADNVNNDGSR
- the LOC122289659 gene encoding mitochondrial import inner membrane translocase subunit TIM14-1 gives rise to the protein MATPFLAGLAVAAAALAGRYGIQAWQTFKARPPKPKMRKFYEGGFQPTMTKREAALILGIRENATPDKVKEAHRRVMVANHPDAGGSHYLASKINEAKDVMLGKTKSSGSAF